In Pseudofrankia saprophytica, one genomic interval encodes:
- a CDS encoding ABC transporter permease codes for MARALVHRWDSTLASATWVTLTEVVAGFAIAVGAGLFIACGLHFSRIARSALYPWLIGSQTVPVVVIAPVLAIIFGYSLTPKLILVALLCFFPIVVGTLDGLSAVDADLRRTMLTLYGTRWSIFRRVEFPAALPSMFTGLRLSAAYASTAAVFGEYSGSSDGLGHVMRQAVPQLQSALVFAAIALLSAMSIALFVLVTALERALVGWAHEGKSTNR; via the coding sequence GTGGCCCGTGCGCTGGTGCATCGTTGGGACTCGACGCTGGCGAGCGCCACCTGGGTGACGCTGACCGAGGTGGTGGCGGGTTTCGCGATCGCGGTCGGCGCCGGGCTGTTCATCGCCTGCGGGTTGCATTTCTCGCGGATCGCCCGGTCGGCGCTCTACCCTTGGCTGATCGGCTCGCAGACCGTGCCCGTGGTGGTGATCGCGCCGGTTCTGGCGATCATCTTCGGTTACTCGCTGACGCCGAAGCTCATCCTGGTGGCACTGCTCTGTTTCTTCCCGATCGTCGTGGGCACGCTCGACGGTCTGTCGGCCGTCGACGCCGACCTCAGGCGGACGATGCTCACCCTCTACGGCACGCGCTGGTCGATCTTTCGGCGGGTCGAGTTTCCCGCGGCACTTCCGTCGATGTTCACGGGGCTGCGGCTGTCCGCCGCGTATGCCTCGACGGCGGCGGTGTTCGGCGAGTACTCAGGCTCGTCCGACGGTCTCGGGCACGTGATGCGCCAGGCCGTTCCACAACTGCAGAGCGCGCTGGTCTTCGCTGCGATCGCCCTGCTGTCCGCCATGTCCATCGCCTTGTTCGTTCTGGTCACTGCCTTGGAGAGGGCACTGGTCGGCTGGGCTCACGAAGGGAAGAGCACCAACAGATGA